Proteins from a genomic interval of Stenotrophomonas sp. WZN-1:
- a CDS encoding uroporphyrinogen-III synthase → MQAMVDHTIPTGASRSGARWTLISLRPQGQHAALRRAVAGLGGHVLALSPWRLQRLRGTPVLRQLQRALNCDRVVFTSPAAVAAAASVLPLAEAKRSPWLTVGEGTARALQAHGITEVHAPQRMDSEGLLALPVLADVQGLRIGLVTAPGGRGLIAAQLQAAGATIERADVYQRRLLRVPPRALARLAHSAQPWMLAVSSGEALQHFWQQLPPALQLRLQAHATAVVASDRLGEQARALGLQHVVRAAGPTIAQLVTAAHATLTAPAAT, encoded by the coding sequence ATGCAGGCAATGGTCGACCATACGATACCCACTGGCGCCAGCCGTTCCGGCGCGCGCTGGACCCTGATCTCGCTGCGCCCGCAGGGCCAGCATGCGGCGCTGCGCCGCGCCGTTGCTGGGCTGGGCGGGCATGTGCTGGCCCTTTCGCCGTGGCGGTTGCAGCGCTTGCGCGGTACGCCCGTGCTGCGCCAGCTGCAACGCGCGCTGAACTGCGATCGGGTGGTGTTCACCAGCCCTGCCGCCGTCGCCGCAGCCGCGTCCGTGCTGCCGCTGGCCGAAGCGAAGCGCAGCCCCTGGCTGACCGTGGGCGAAGGCACTGCGCGCGCATTGCAGGCACACGGCATCACCGAGGTGCACGCGCCGCAGCGGATGGACAGCGAAGGCCTGCTGGCGCTGCCGGTGCTGGCCGACGTACAGGGCCTGCGCATCGGCCTGGTGACCGCCCCCGGCGGGCGTGGCCTGATTGCCGCGCAGCTGCAGGCGGCGGGCGCCACGATCGAACGCGCCGACGTCTACCAGCGTCGCCTGCTGCGCGTGCCCCCCCGGGCGCTGGCTCGATTGGCGCATTCAGCGCAGCCGTGGATGCTGGCGGTGAGCAGTGGCGAAGCGCTGCAGCATTTCTGGCAGCAGCTTCCGCCGGCATTGCAGCTACGCCTGCAGGCACACGCGACCGCCGTGGTGGCCAGTGATCGCCTCGGCGAACAGGCCCGGGCACTGGGCCTGCAGCACGTCGTGCGCGCGGCCGGCCCCACCATCGCGCAGCTGGTGACGGCCGCACACGCCACGCTCACCGCCCCGGCAGCGACCTGA
- a CDS encoding YiiD C-terminal domain-containing protein yields the protein MSVDALTSSLAALQDVLDCMPAVRAMQIQLDGYADGVLRITAPLAANVNDKGNAFGGSLASVLTLSGWALVSLRLRLAGHDAEVYVADSNLRYLAPVYEDLHAHAEAAEATGWDAFLNTFRQRRKARISIIATQPGADGKPAAEFSGRFVAFAKG from the coding sequence ATGTCCGTTGATGCCCTGACTTCCTCGTTGGCCGCCCTGCAGGACGTGCTGGACTGCATGCCGGCGGTGCGCGCCATGCAGATCCAGCTCGATGGCTATGCCGACGGCGTGCTGCGCATCACCGCGCCGCTGGCTGCCAACGTCAACGACAAGGGCAACGCCTTCGGCGGCAGCCTGGCCTCGGTGCTGACCCTGTCCGGCTGGGCGCTGGTCAGCCTGCGCCTGCGCCTGGCCGGCCATGATGCCGAGGTCTATGTGGCCGACAGCAACCTGCGCTACCTGGCGCCGGTCTACGAAGACCTGCACGCCCACGCCGAAGCGGCCGAGGCCACCGGCTGGGATGCCTTCCTGAACACCTTCCGCCAGCGCCGCAAGGCCCGCATCAGCATCATCGCCACCCAGCCCGGTGCCGATGGCAAGCCCGCTGCCGAGTTCAGCGGTCGCTTCGTTGCCTTCGCCAAAGGGTAG
- a CDS encoding rhodanese-like domain-containing protein codes for MNYEELLAFAGRNPMLSAALVGLTVAIIVTEIRRLFRGFKGIKPAELTQLINAGGTVVVDLSASGDFEKGHIAGSRNAQASAFGPENKLVANARQSPVVLVCRSGNASETAAKALKKAGFEKVYVLDGGIPAWQQAELPLVKGRN; via the coding sequence GTGAATTACGAAGAGTTGCTGGCCTTTGCAGGCCGAAACCCGATGCTGTCTGCGGCCCTGGTCGGCCTGACCGTGGCCATCATCGTCACCGAGATCCGCCGCCTGTTCCGGGGCTTCAAGGGCATCAAGCCCGCCGAACTGACCCAGCTGATCAACGCGGGCGGCACGGTGGTGGTCGATCTGTCGGCCAGCGGTGACTTCGAGAAGGGTCACATTGCCGGCAGCCGCAATGCCCAGGCCAGTGCCTTCGGCCCGGAAAACAAGCTGGTGGCCAATGCCAGGCAGTCGCCGGTGGTGCTGGTGTGCCGCAGCGGCAACGCCTCGGAAACCGCCGCCAAGGCGCTGAAGAAGGCCGGCTTCGAGAAGGTCTACGTGCTCGACGGCGGCATTCCCGCCTGGCAGCAGGCCGAACTGCCGCTGGTCAAGGGCCGCAACTGA
- the secB gene encoding protein-export chaperone SecB, with protein sequence MSEEITNGAAAPVDAATGPAFTVEKIYVKDVSFESPNAPTIFNDQVQPELQLNLNQQVQRLGENAFEVVLAVTLTCQAGERTAYVAEVKQAGVFGLVGLDPQSIDVLLGTQCPNILFPYVRQLISDLIQAGGFPPFFLQPINFEGLYAETLRQRQEQGDAPSLADSEPAGNA encoded by the coding sequence ATGTCCGAAGAGATCACCAACGGCGCCGCTGCGCCGGTCGATGCCGCCACCGGCCCCGCTTTCACCGTCGAGAAGATCTACGTCAAGGACGTCTCCTTCGAGTCGCCGAACGCCCCGACCATTTTCAACGACCAGGTGCAGCCCGAGCTGCAGTTGAACCTGAACCAGCAGGTGCAGCGCCTGGGTGAGAACGCCTTCGAAGTCGTGCTGGCCGTGACCCTGACCTGCCAGGCCGGTGAGCGCACCGCCTACGTGGCCGAAGTGAAGCAGGCCGGCGTGTTCGGCCTGGTCGGTCTGGACCCGCAGTCGATCGACGTGCTGCTCGGCACCCAGTGCCCGAACATCCTGTTCCCGTACGTGCGCCAGCTGATCAGCGACCTGATCCAGGCCGGCGGCTTCCCGCCGTTCTTCCTGCAGCCGATCAACTTCGAAGGCCTGTACGCAGAAACCCTGCGCCAGCGCCAGGAGCAGGGCGACGCACCGTCGCTGGCTGACTCCGAGCCGGCTGGCAACGCCTGA
- a CDS encoding NAD(P)H-dependent glycerol-3-phosphate dehydrogenase, with translation MSTTADKIAVLGAGSWGTALASLLARHGHPTVLWGRDAAVVEAIDQRHENPRYLPGIPLPDSLRATTDLALAVEGAAWILVVTPSHAFGETVRALAPLRPAGAGVAWATKGFEPGSGRFLHEVAREVLGEDVPLAVVTGPSFAKEVTQGLPTAITVHGDVPEFAQTVAEAMHGPAFRAYTGDDMVGAELGGAMKNVLAVATGVADGMQLGLNARAGLITRGLNEMLRLAAAIGAKPETLMGLAGLGDLVLTCTGDLSRNRRLGLALGRGQTLQDAVREIGQVVESVQTADEVMRQARRHGIDLPISDRVRAVLHGEQTPEEGLRALLAREQKPEYPDTLFK, from the coding sequence ATGAGCACTACCGCTGACAAGATCGCCGTGCTGGGCGCCGGTTCCTGGGGAACCGCGCTGGCCAGCCTGCTCGCACGGCACGGTCATCCGACCGTGCTGTGGGGGCGCGACGCTGCCGTGGTCGAGGCCATCGACCAACGCCACGAGAACCCGCGCTACCTGCCGGGCATCCCGCTGCCGGACAGCCTGCGTGCCACCACCGACCTGGCGTTGGCGGTGGAGGGCGCGGCCTGGATCCTGGTGGTGACCCCGTCGCACGCGTTCGGTGAAACCGTGCGCGCGCTGGCGCCGCTGCGTCCGGCCGGTGCCGGCGTGGCCTGGGCCACCAAGGGCTTCGAACCCGGTTCGGGCCGCTTCCTGCACGAAGTAGCGCGCGAAGTGCTGGGCGAGGACGTGCCGCTGGCCGTCGTCACCGGGCCGTCGTTCGCCAAGGAAGTGACCCAGGGCCTGCCGACCGCGATCACCGTGCACGGCGACGTGCCCGAGTTCGCGCAGACGGTGGCCGAGGCGATGCATGGCCCGGCGTTCCGCGCCTACACCGGCGACGACATGGTCGGTGCCGAGCTGGGCGGCGCGATGAAGAACGTGCTGGCCGTGGCCACCGGCGTGGCCGATGGCATGCAGCTGGGCCTCAACGCCCGTGCCGGCCTGATCACCCGTGGCCTCAACGAGATGCTGCGCCTGGCTGCGGCGATCGGCGCCAAGCCGGAAACGCTGATGGGCCTGGCTGGCCTCGGCGACCTGGTGCTGACCTGCACCGGCGACCTGTCGCGCAACCGCCGCCTGGGCCTGGCCCTGGGCCGCGGCCAGACGCTGCAGGATGCCGTGCGCGAAATCGGCCAGGTGGTCGAGTCGGTGCAGACCGCCGACGAGGTGATGCGACAGGCGCGCCGCCATGGCATCGACCTGCCGATCTCCGACCGCGTGCGTGCCGTGCTGCACGGCGAGCAGACGCCGGAAGAAGGCCTGCGCGCCTTGCTGGCGCGCGAACAGAAACCGGAATATCCGGACACGCTGTTCAAGTGA
- a CDS encoding nuclear transport factor 2 family protein, producing the protein MRICLLLLALSGPLLAADGPPPAPAATALPDVPLPPSLDRVLRDYEQAWHTGDAKALAGLFAEDGFILQSNQPPVRGRDAIAGAYAGQGGSPLRLRALAYSVGGNTGYIIGAYRYGNNVGDTGKFTLTLKRVGDGPWLIFSDMDNTNAPPRVP; encoded by the coding sequence ATGCGTATCTGCCTGCTGCTTCTCGCCCTGTCCGGCCCGCTGCTGGCCGCCGATGGCCCGCCCCCGGCACCGGCTGCCACTGCGCTGCCGGATGTACCGCTGCCCCCTTCGCTGGATCGCGTGCTGCGCGACTACGAGCAGGCGTGGCACACGGGCGACGCCAAAGCGCTGGCTGGGTTGTTCGCCGAGGATGGGTTCATCCTGCAGAGCAACCAGCCTCCCGTGCGCGGGCGCGACGCGATTGCAGGCGCCTACGCCGGCCAGGGCGGCAGTCCGTTGCGGCTGCGTGCCCTGGCATATTCGGTGGGCGGGAACACGGGCTACATCATTGGCGCCTACCGCTACGGCAACAACGTCGGGGACACCGGCAAGTTCACGCTGACACTGAAGCGCGTGGGCGATGGACCGTGGTTGATCTTCTCGGACATGGACAACACCAACGCGCCGCCGCGGGTTCCGTAG
- a CDS encoding GNAT family N-acetyltransferase has product MREAQNGDLPFLQRLYAESRAAELAHVGWPDSLRQAFLDNQFALQHLHYTRHYQPAHYLLVEQAGQPIGRLYLHCDEHEATLIDIALLDAVRGCGIGSALVRWVQRAAHAVPLHSVVLHVAWENLAARRLYERLAFHTESDTGSHMRMRWVATAVS; this is encoded by the coding sequence GTGCGCGAAGCACAGAATGGCGACCTGCCGTTTCTGCAGCGGCTCTATGCCGAGTCGCGTGCGGCCGAGCTGGCCCATGTCGGGTGGCCCGACTCGCTGCGCCAGGCGTTCCTCGACAACCAGTTCGCGCTGCAGCACCTGCACTACACCCGGCATTACCAGCCTGCGCACTATCTGCTGGTCGAGCAGGCCGGACAGCCGATCGGGCGCTTGTACCTGCATTGCGACGAGCACGAAGCCACCCTCATCGATATCGCCCTGCTGGATGCCGTGCGTGGCTGCGGCATCGGCTCGGCCCTCGTGCGCTGGGTACAACGCGCGGCGCATGCCGTGCCGCTGCACAGCGTCGTCCTGCATGTCGCATGGGAAAACCTGGCCGCGCGCCGGCTCTACGAACGGCTCGCGTTCCACACCGAAAGCGATACCGGCAGCCACATGCGCATGCGCTGGGTGGCGACGGCGGTCAGTTGA
- a CDS encoding tail fiber protein, which yields MSDPFTGEIQMFGFNFAPNNWAMCQGQLIPIQQNTALFSLLGVTFGGNGTSNFQLPDFSGNAACGQGSGPGLTPRVMGEVFGSDTVTLLSTEMPAHSHGARIYNQPNKAHRSGVPAANDALITPERASILTPTTTANSIFPPNTVGITGGTAPHPNQQPYLTVNFCICLFGVFPQRP from the coding sequence ATGAGCGATCCCTTTACCGGCGAAATCCAGATGTTCGGCTTCAATTTCGCTCCCAACAACTGGGCCATGTGCCAGGGCCAGCTGATTCCCATCCAGCAGAACACAGCGCTGTTCTCGCTGCTTGGCGTAACGTTTGGAGGCAACGGAACCAGCAACTTCCAGCTGCCTGATTTCTCCGGCAATGCCGCCTGCGGACAGGGCAGCGGACCTGGCCTGACGCCACGCGTCATGGGCGAGGTCTTCGGGTCGGACACGGTGACGCTGCTCTCCACCGAAATGCCGGCGCACTCGCACGGAGCCCGCATCTACAACCAGCCCAACAAGGCCCATCGCAGCGGTGTTCCCGCGGCCAACGATGCGCTGATCACGCCGGAAAGGGCGTCGATCCTCACCCCCACCACCACCGCCAACAGCATCTTTCCGCCCAACACGGTCGGAATAACGGGCGGCACCGCACCGCACCCGAATCAGCAGCCCTATCTCACCGTGAACTTCTGCATCTGCCTGTTCGGCGTCTTCCCGCAGCGGCCGTGA
- a CDS encoding tail fiber protein, whose protein sequence is MSEPFVGEIRLFPYNFAPVGWLDCNGQTLQISEYEVLYNLIGTTYGGDGAVTFQLPNLSGRVPIHQGTGLGLGTYVMGQAAGTETVTLTSAHLPAHTHAFNAVDAVASSATPASNLQLGAVSGETLYTDSVTGIAGGLLAPAAVGSAGGNQPHDNTMPSLVARYCIAWAGVFPSQG, encoded by the coding sequence TCCGAACCCTTTGTTGGCGAGATCCGCTTGTTTCCCTACAACTTCGCGCCCGTGGGATGGCTCGACTGCAATGGCCAGACATTGCAGATTTCAGAGTACGAAGTGCTGTACAACTTGATCGGCACCACCTACGGCGGCGATGGCGCGGTGACGTTCCAGTTGCCCAATCTTTCAGGCCGCGTACCGATCCACCAGGGCACCGGCCTTGGGTTGGGAACCTACGTAATGGGGCAGGCCGCAGGCACTGAGACGGTGACGTTGACCAGCGCGCACCTTCCCGCTCATACGCACGCCTTCAATGCCGTCGATGCGGTAGCCAGTTCAGCGACACCGGCGTCCAACCTGCAGTTGGGGGCGGTCAGTGGCGAGACGCTATACACCGACAGTGTCACCGGCATCGCAGGTGGCCTGCTCGCGCCTGCGGCGGTGGGCAGTGCCGGCGGCAACCAGCCGCACGACAACACCATGCCTTCGCTGGTCGCGCGCTACTGCATCGCGTGGGCCGGCGTTTTCCCCTCGCAGGGCTGA